Proteins encoded within one genomic window of Spirulina major PCC 6313:
- a CDS encoding DUF2996 domain-containing protein, with amino-acid sequence MTEDAKANASAPKAKKAKPPAPEDKPFTEFMEQEFLPALKTAFNDAGLTDMELAFEKKPLNLAGISATDDYWQVEGQWQQGERQFNLYCFDEDIKGQKGFTATTYGSKPSTLESFMIDERKITRDLMVLYTLQRINSEKWLGRN; translated from the coding sequence ATGACTGAAGACGCAAAAGCCAACGCTTCCGCCCCCAAAGCCAAGAAAGCCAAACCTCCTGCCCCAGAAGACAAGCCCTTTACCGAATTCATGGAGCAAGAGTTTTTGCCGGCGTTGAAAACAGCCTTTAATGATGCAGGGCTAACGGATATGGAACTTGCCTTTGAGAAGAAACCCCTCAACCTGGCCGGGATCAGTGCCACGGATGACTATTGGCAAGTGGAAGGCCAGTGGCAACAGGGGGAACGCCAGTTTAATCTCTACTGCTTTGACGAAGACATTAAAGGGCAAAAGGGCTTCACCGCCACCACCTACGGCAGCAAGCCCAGCACCTTAGAATCGTTTATGATTGACGAGCGCAAAATTACCCGTGATTTGATGGTGCTGTATACCTTGCAGCGCATTAACAGCGAGAAGTGGCTTGGCCGCAACTAA
- a CDS encoding tetratricopeptide repeat protein, translating into MGASVAVSEANFAAEVLGPCAEMPIIVDFFATWCGPCKVLKPTLERLAMEYGVMLATVDIDQNPELASQYGVEGVPDVRIATAGRLQPGFVGAVPEGQIREILARYELRSELETTLAAAQGAIAARQFPEAKALFDTLFERYPDHPGVTLEAARFLILLQQFEDAERLLNSIPPDQAEHYKRAQGVKSLMRFQQWAADDPSQGIGAAAQGVLQGEYETALQQLLAIVEAGTREKDIARQGMVDVFALLGSQHPLTRQYQQALMMALY; encoded by the coding sequence ATGGGTGCAAGTGTCGCGGTGAGCGAGGCGAATTTTGCCGCTGAGGTGTTGGGGCCCTGTGCGGAAATGCCGATCATTGTGGATTTTTTTGCGACTTGGTGCGGGCCCTGTAAGGTGCTGAAGCCGACCTTGGAGCGGCTGGCGATGGAATATGGGGTGATGCTGGCGACGGTGGATATTGACCAAAACCCGGAGTTGGCCTCTCAGTATGGTGTGGAGGGGGTTCCGGATGTGCGGATTGCGACGGCGGGCCGGTTGCAGCCGGGGTTTGTGGGGGCGGTTCCGGAGGGTCAGATTCGGGAGATTCTGGCGCGGTATGAGTTGCGATCGGAGTTGGAAACGACGTTGGCGGCGGCCCAAGGGGCGATCGCAGCCCGTCAATTCCCTGAAGCCAAAGCCCTGTTTGATACGCTGTTTGAACGCTATCCCGATCATCCTGGCGTGACCCTCGAAGCGGCGCGGTTTCTCATTCTCCTCCAGCAGTTTGAAGATGCCGAACGCTTGTTAAACTCGATTCCGCCGGATCAAGCCGAGCATTACAAGCGGGCCCAAGGGGTGAAGAGTTTGATGCGCTTTCAACAATGGGCGGCGGATGATCCGAGTCAGGGCATTGGGGCGGCGGCCCAGGGTGTCTTGCAAGGGGAGTATGAAACCGCGTTGCAGCAGTTGTTAGCGATCGTGGAGGCGGGGACGCGGGAAAAAGACATCGCCCGCCAAGGGATGGTGGATGTGTTTGCGCTCCTCGGTAGTCAGCACCCCCTGACTCGTCAGTATCAACAGGCGTTGATGATGGCGTTGTATTGA
- a CDS encoding BamA/TamA family outer membrane protein: MRLSPFVFTLLATSATLSLVSPAWGNVEAPAVTAPVTETEDAQARSVVSAAVTVPSEAIADTPDKQQPKVVQKSSVPEARVTPEPLQMIPATPQPPVAIASPVAPPPVPAHPSPIAAAPTAPRPTAADLESLPIPPYEPSEHIELPSHLTKHADLELAQFNLEGPAPEEPPTAPEPQVLVSEVIVTGPGLTPELENLVYDTIDTQPGLTTTRTQLQDDVNAIFATGYFANVTQQPEDTPLGVRVTFNVDVNPVLREVVVQTLPADDSDRVIPASLINDIFADDYNEVLNLRDLQLGIIRINEWYQENGYDLAQVVGNPQISPDGRVTLTLAEGVIERIQVRFIDEEEEVVEGRTRDFIVTREMKLASGGVFNRATAQEDLQRVFGLGLFEDVRLSFEPADDPAKVVVNVDVQESNTGSLAAGAGVSSASGFFGTASYQQQNLGGNNHTIGAELQVGTRELLFDLSFTDPWIAGDPYRTSYTVNMFRRRSISLIFDEGDPEIRLPDGDRPRIVRTGGGIDFNRPLSPDPFSRAEWTVSAGFSYQGIDVRDSDGDISPRDSLGNLLSHTPNGQDTLVTLRLGAVRDRRNSFLEPTAGSLLRLGMEQTVPVGAGTILFNRLRASYSTYYPVDWLNFTNDPEAPQALAFNLQGGTIIGDLPPYEAFSLGGANSVRGYKEGDVGSGRTYIQATAEYRFPILSFLGGAFFVDYGTDLGTGDNVPGNPAGVRGKPGDGLGYGVGVRIQSPLGPIRIDYGLNDQGDSRIHFGIGQRF; the protein is encoded by the coding sequence ATGCGCTTATCTCCCTTTGTTTTCACGCTGTTGGCAACCTCTGCAACGTTGTCGTTGGTCTCTCCGGCTTGGGGGAATGTTGAGGCTCCGGCGGTGACCGCTCCTGTTACGGAAACAGAGGATGCCCAGGCTAGATCGGTCGTGTCTGCGGCGGTAACAGTTCCGTCAGAGGCGATCGCCGACACCCCCGATAAACAGCAGCCCAAGGTGGTGCAAAAGTCATCGGTGCCCGAAGCTCGCGTCACGCCGGAACCCTTGCAAATGATTCCCGCTACGCCGCAGCCTCCCGTGGCGATCGCTTCCCCCGTCGCACCCCCGCCAGTCCCAGCGCATCCCTCCCCCATCGCCGCCGCCCCCACCGCCCCACGCCCCACCGCCGCCGATCTCGAATCCCTGCCCATTCCCCCCTACGAACCCAGCGAACACATCGAGCTTCCCAGTCATCTCACCAAACACGCCGACCTCGAACTCGCCCAATTCAACCTCGAAGGCCCCGCCCCGGAAGAACCCCCCACCGCCCCGGAACCCCAAGTGCTGGTGTCAGAAGTGATCGTCACCGGGCCGGGCCTCACGCCAGAACTGGAAAACCTGGTGTACGACACCATCGACACCCAACCGGGTCTCACCACGACGCGCACCCAACTCCAGGATGATGTCAACGCCATCTTCGCCACGGGCTACTTCGCCAATGTGACGCAACAGCCCGAAGATACCCCCTTGGGGGTGCGGGTGACGTTTAATGTTGATGTCAACCCGGTGCTGCGTGAAGTGGTGGTGCAAACCTTGCCCGCTGATGACAGCGATCGCGTCATCCCGGCATCCTTAATCAACGACATCTTTGCCGACGACTACAACGAAGTCCTCAACCTGCGCGACCTCCAACTGGGCATCATTCGGATCAATGAGTGGTACCAAGAAAACGGCTATGACCTCGCCCAAGTGGTAGGTAATCCCCAAATTAGCCCCGATGGTCGCGTCACCCTCACCCTCGCCGAAGGGGTAATCGAACGGATTCAAGTGCGTTTCATTGATGAAGAGGAAGAAGTTGTCGAGGGGCGCACCCGTGACTTCATCGTCACCCGCGAGATGAAACTCGCATCAGGTGGGGTCTTCAACCGGGCCACGGCCCAAGAAGATCTCCAACGGGTGTTTGGCTTAGGTCTGTTTGAAGATGTGCGCCTCTCCTTTGAGCCAGCGGATGATCCGGCCAAGGTGGTGGTGAATGTAGATGTGCAAGAAAGTAATACCGGCTCATTGGCGGCAGGGGCTGGGGTCAGTTCCGCCAGCGGCTTTTTCGGGACAGCGAGCTACCAACAGCAAAACCTCGGCGGCAATAATCACACGATCGGCGCAGAACTTCAGGTGGGAACGCGGGAACTGTTGTTTGACCTGAGTTTTACAGACCCCTGGATTGCGGGCGACCCCTATCGCACCTCCTATACGGTGAATATGTTCCGGCGGCGGTCGATTTCGTTGATTTTTGATGAAGGTGATCCCGAAATTCGCCTGCCGGATGGCGATCGCCCCCGCATTGTTCGCACCGGGGGCGGCATTGATTTCAACCGTCCCCTCTCCCCCGATCCCTTTAGCCGTGCGGAATGGACGGTGTCCGCTGGGTTCAGCTACCAAGGGATTGACGTGCGCGATAGTGATGGCGACATTAGCCCCCGCGATAGTTTGGGGAATTTGCTCTCCCACACCCCCAACGGTCAAGATACCCTCGTCACCCTGCGCTTGGGGGCCGTGCGCGATCGCCGCAATAGCTTCCTCGAACCCACCGCAGGCTCCCTGCTCCGCCTCGGCATGGAGCAAACCGTCCCCGTGGGAGCCGGAACGATCCTCTTCAATCGCCTCCGCGCCAGCTACAGCACCTATTACCCCGTCGATTGGCTCAACTTCACCAACGACCCCGAAGCCCCCCAAGCCCTCGCCTTCAACCTCCAAGGCGGCACGATTATCGGCGACCTTCCCCCTTACGAAGCCTTTAGTTTAGGCGGTGCGAACTCTGTGCGCGGCTACAAAGAAGGCGACGTGGGCAGTGGTCGCACCTATATTCAAGCCACCGCCGAATATCGATTCCCGATTTTATCCTTCCTGGGGGGAGCCTTTTTCGTGGACTATGGTACGGATTTAGGCACAGGGGATAATGTTCCGGGTAACCCGGCTGGGGTGCGAGGAAAACCCGGTGACGGCTTGGGCTATGGCGTGGGGGTACGGATTCAATCCCCCCTCGGCCCGATTCGGATCGATTATGGTCTCAACGATCAAGGCGATAGCCGGATTCACTTCGGCATTGGTCAACGGTTCTAA
- a CDS encoding nucleoside triphosphate pyrophosphohydrolase, with amino-acid sequence MIDSTLPKLIRDRIPEIITAAGRTSITRVLSSADYDQALRAKLQEEAAEAAAASRADLLTELADLQEVIEHLLAFYDLDPQTLAQIKAQRQRDRGGFQQRLELIAVDSQDSGKL; translated from the coding sequence ATGATCGATTCAACTCTGCCCAAACTGATTCGCGATCGCATTCCTGAGATCATCACCGCTGCCGGTCGCACCAGCATCACCCGCGTGCTGTCGTCGGCGGACTATGATCAGGCGCTGCGGGCCAAACTCCAAGAAGAAGCCGCCGAAGCCGCTGCCGCATCCCGTGCCGACCTACTCACGGAATTGGCCGACCTACAAGAAGTGATCGAGCACCTCCTCGCCTTCTACGATCTTGACCCCCAGACCCTGGCCCAAATCAAAGCCCAACGGCAGCGCGATCGCGGTGGTTTTCAGCAACGCCTCGAACTAATCGCAGTAGACTCCCAAGACTCTGGTAAATTATGA
- the purC gene encoding phosphoribosylaminoimidazolesuccinocarboxamide synthase: MPEKLYEGKAKILYTTDEPEVLLSVFKDDATAFNAKKRGQIVGKGEVNCTITAALLQYLETHNIPTHYLSTVDPTSMRVRSVTIIPLEVVVRNVVAGSLARETGLPVGQPIPEPLVEFYYKNDDLGDPLLTGDRLRLLELATPEQVTALQQYALSINQHLMTFFDRCDIVLVDFKLEFGVDAHGHIRLADEISPDTCRLWDKAEPDPQKRILDKDRFRHDLGQVEGAYQTMRSRVLQAVTSLSEA; the protein is encoded by the coding sequence ATGCCAGAAAAACTCTACGAAGGGAAAGCCAAAATCCTCTACACCACGGATGAACCGGAGGTGTTGCTCAGTGTCTTCAAGGACGATGCCACCGCCTTCAATGCCAAAAAACGGGGTCAGATTGTCGGCAAGGGTGAGGTCAACTGCACGATTACGGCGGCTTTATTGCAGTACCTCGAAACCCACAACATCCCCACCCACTATCTCAGCACCGTTGACCCCACCTCGATGCGGGTGCGATCGGTAACGATTATTCCCCTCGAAGTGGTGGTGCGCAACGTTGTGGCGGGCAGTTTAGCGCGGGAAACGGGGTTACCGGTGGGTCAACCGATCCCAGAACCCCTGGTGGAGTTCTACTATAAGAACGATGATCTCGGTGATCCGCTGTTAACGGGCGATCGCCTCCGATTGTTGGAACTTGCAACGCCAGAACAAGTCACAGCACTACAACAATATGCCCTGAGCATTAATCAACACCTGATGACGTTTTTCGACCGATGTGACATTGTGTTGGTTGATTTTAAACTGGAGTTCGGTGTTGATGCCCACGGTCACATTCGCCTGGCTGATGAAATCAGTCCTGATACCTGTCGCCTTTGGGACAAGGCCGAACCCGATCCTCAAAAACGGATTCTGGATAAAGACCGCTTTCGCCATGATCTCGGTCAGGTGGAAGGGGCCTATCAAACCATGCGATCGCGAGTCTTGCAGGCGGTGACCTCATTGTCAGAGGCCTAA
- a CDS encoding GAF domain-containing sensor histidine kinase: protein MTHFPTDIPSFLEPIVEQLWQPKNCHTAIQQALNRLHQVCQVQRCFLLRSHCTGEFFPVQQSEATILPDPHTADPLVTYYASALGRGEMICWSKPDPQWPPQIQSYLETWTIQAACLMPLRWRSQDLGILSLHDDHPRPWQRDDLTTIHCIAHHGAIALYRDTHQPPDCLYPPSPEPLLHRSLRLLCHSTPPVPFDTLIAQIGQSFNVDRVWLLIAVEDEFWVKTEWCAHGQIPKQQGAKVLQAHFPAGRLDPTHWPTVSSVQGVPPATPIPAPTCVLNLPIGDRTQIYGSLSLHQFKPVPPLTAAAAQTLRAISDAIALIILHEQTRETSRQLSRENHHKSELLSLMSHELRTPLTGILGFAKALLEQIYGPLNAKQHQYLTAIVESGDYLLALINDLLDLSKIEANREELYLEPVGIADLCQGAIAIVQELARIANLDLHLHLDPHLPPYIADPRRLKQILVNLLANAIKFTPQGSVTLSVTVCPPHLCFAVRDTGIGIAAADLDTLFQPFRQLHTPFNATQAGTGLGLALSQKLAHLHHGDIQVESTPNQGSCFTLRLPLDQP from the coding sequence ATGACCCATTTCCCCACTGATATTCCGTCGTTCCTGGAACCGATTGTTGAGCAATTGTGGCAACCCAAAAACTGCCACACAGCCATACAACAGGCCCTCAATCGTCTCCATCAGGTCTGCCAGGTTCAGCGTTGTTTCCTGCTCCGTTCCCACTGCACCGGCGAATTTTTCCCCGTCCAACAGTCCGAAGCGACAATCCTGCCTGACCCCCACACAGCCGATCCCCTCGTGACCTACTACGCCTCTGCCCTGGGACGGGGTGAGATGATCTGCTGGTCGAAGCCTGATCCCCAGTGGCCGCCCCAGATCCAGTCCTACCTTGAAACCTGGACTATTCAAGCAGCCTGTTTAATGCCGTTGCGGTGGCGATCGCAGGATCTGGGGATTCTCAGCCTCCATGACGATCACCCCCGGCCGTGGCAGCGCGACGATCTCACCACCATTCACTGCATTGCCCACCACGGAGCGATCGCCCTCTACCGCGACACCCACCAGCCCCCCGACTGCCTCTATCCCCCCTCCCCTGAACCCCTCCTCCACCGCAGCCTCAGACTCCTCTGCCACAGCACGCCCCCCGTCCCCTTTGACACCCTCATCGCCCAGATTGGCCAATCCTTCAACGTCGATCGGGTCTGGCTCCTGATCGCCGTCGAGGATGAATTTTGGGTCAAGACCGAATGGTGCGCCCATGGCCAGATCCCCAAACAACAAGGGGCCAAAGTGCTGCAAGCCCACTTCCCCGCTGGCCGCCTCGACCCGACCCACTGGCCCACCGTCTCTTCGGTGCAAGGCGTTCCCCCCGCCACGCCCATCCCGGCTCCCACCTGCGTTTTAAATCTGCCCATCGGCGATCGCACCCAAATCTACGGCAGCCTGAGCCTGCACCAGTTTAAGCCCGTGCCCCCCCTAACCGCCGCAGCGGCGCAAACCCTCCGGGCGATCAGTGATGCGATCGCCCTGATCATCCTCCACGAGCAAACCCGCGAAACCTCCCGCCAACTCAGCCGCGAAAACCACCACAAAAGCGAACTGCTCTCCCTCATGAGCCACGAACTACGCACCCCATTAACGGGCATTTTGGGCTTTGCCAAGGCCCTCCTTGAACAAATCTACGGCCCCCTCAATGCCAAACAGCACCAATATCTCACTGCGATCGTGGAATCCGGCGACTACCTCCTCGCCCTGATTAATGACCTCCTCGATCTGTCCAAAATTGAGGCCAACCGCGAAGAACTGTATCTTGAACCCGTGGGGATTGCTGATCTCTGCCAAGGCGCGATCGCGATCGTCCAAGAACTCGCCCGGATCGCCAACCTCGATCTGCACCTCCACCTCGACCCCCATCTTCCCCCCTACATCGCCGACCCCCGCCGCCTCAAGCAAATCCTCGTGAACCTCCTCGCCAACGCGATCAAGTTCACCCCCCAAGGCTCCGTCACCCTCAGCGTCACCGTCTGCCCCCCGCACCTCTGCTTCGCCGTGCGCGACACCGGCATCGGCATCGCCGCCGCCGACCTCGACACCCTCTTTCAACCCTTCCGTCAACTCCACACCCCCTTCAACGCCACCCAAGCCGGTACGGGCCTCGGCCTCGCCCTCTCCCAAAAACTCGCCCACCTCCACCACGGCGATATCCAGGTCGAATCTACCCCCAACCAAGGAAGCTGCTTCACCCTCCGCCTTCCCCTTGATCAACCCTGA